In Zunongwangia profunda SM-A87, the following proteins share a genomic window:
- a CDS encoding acyltransferase: MASLKYLWQNRAVFPFFSKDNAKAWAKRIHSYPVLRRRNRERKSLIRQGGLIAETAELGNVDINGDKKNLTIGEFSFLGRVEIALHDRVTIQDYVCINDGVILLSASHDLMDPLWQHKKAPIVIESYAWVATGAIILPGVTIGRGAVVGAGAVVSKDVPPYGIAAGNPAVLLHKKRTEELRYNPCEFLAANRAWLFG; the protein is encoded by the coding sequence ATGGCTTCATTAAAATATTTATGGCAAAATAGAGCAGTGTTTCCCTTTTTTTCAAAGGATAATGCAAAAGCTTGGGCAAAACGAATCCATAGTTATCCCGTTTTAAGACGTAGAAATAGGGAACGGAAGTCATTGATAAGACAGGGTGGATTGATTGCTGAAACGGCCGAGTTGGGTAACGTTGATATTAATGGAGATAAAAAGAACTTAACTATAGGTGAGTTCTCTTTTTTAGGTCGTGTGGAAATTGCTTTACATGACCGTGTAACCATACAGGATTATGTATGTATTAATGATGGAGTGATTTTGTTATCAGCGTCTCACGACCTTATGGATCCCTTGTGGCAACATAAAAAGGCCCCCATAGTAATAGAGTCCTACGCATGGGTAGCTACCGGAGCCATCATCTTGCCTGGAGTAACCATAGGAAGAGGAGCAGTAGTAGGAGCTGGTGCTGTTGTGAGCAAAGATGTACCTCCTTATGGGATTGCAGCAGGTAATCCGGCTGTTTTACTTCATAAAAAAAGAACAGAAGAACTAAGATACAATCCGTGTGAATTTTTAGCAGCGAATCGTGCATGGTTGTTTGGATAA
- a CDS encoding LbetaH domain-containing protein — MEEVKLNEYTEKKPKFFLRIIWSVINRTIFRLLIGKRLFFARNFLLRLFGAKLHSRVLIYSSCDIFEPWNLEVDKFSCLGPNTEIYNKAKIKIGANAVISQGSYLCSASHDISEKLLPLTFKDITIGDQSWIAADVFIGPGVTIGEGAVVGARAAVFKDVDPWTVVGGNPAKFLKKRVLSQKD; from the coding sequence ATGGAAGAGGTAAAATTGAACGAGTATACAGAAAAGAAGCCCAAATTTTTTTTAAGGATTATTTGGAGTGTCATCAATAGAACTATTTTCAGATTATTGATTGGGAAACGCCTTTTCTTTGCAAGAAATTTTTTACTAAGGCTATTTGGGGCGAAATTGCACTCAAGAGTTTTAATTTATTCAAGTTGTGATATTTTTGAGCCATGGAATTTAGAAGTGGATAAATTTTCTTGTCTGGGTCCTAATACTGAAATTTACAATAAAGCAAAAATCAAAATAGGGGCCAATGCAGTGATATCTCAAGGTTCTTATTTATGTTCTGCATCTCATGATATTTCTGAAAAATTACTACCATTAACCTTCAAGGATATAACTATAGGTGATCAATCTTGGATTGCAGCAGATGTTTTTATAGGCCCAGGAGTAACTATTGGAGAAGGGGCTGTTGTTGGAGCTAGGGCAGCCGTATTTAAAGATGTGGATCCATGGACAGTGGTTGGTGGTAATCCTGCCAAATTTTTAAAAAAGAGAGTGTTATCTCAGAAAGATTAA
- a CDS encoding glycosyltransferase family 2 protein, whose product MKKIPVTVVIPVKNEAKNMDRCMQLVSDFDQILVIDSQSTDATCSIAESYGAEVHQFHWDGQFPKKRNWVLRNLELRNEWILFLDADEYLTPEFRTELQEVIQSQEYNGYWIRFINYFMGQQLKHGDPFQKLPLIRKGTGEYERIKEDSWSHLDMEVHEHPVLEGKVGVMKAPIIHNDFKGLEHYIAKHNAYSSWEAQRFLTLKKEGFVGLNKRQRFKYQLMERGWLPMVYFLGAYIGKLGFLDGKVGYYFSKYKAHYFLQIQTKIKELQS is encoded by the coding sequence ATGAAAAAGATACCTGTTACAGTTGTCATTCCTGTAAAGAACGAAGCTAAAAATATGGATCGCTGTATGCAGTTGGTAAGCGATTTTGATCAAATATTGGTCATTGATTCCCAAAGTACCGACGCTACTTGTAGTATTGCAGAATCGTATGGAGCCGAAGTGCATCAGTTTCATTGGGATGGTCAGTTTCCTAAAAAGCGAAACTGGGTATTGCGCAATTTGGAGTTACGCAACGAATGGATCTTATTTTTGGATGCCGATGAATACTTGACTCCTGAGTTTAGAACCGAATTACAAGAGGTGATCCAATCCCAAGAGTACAATGGCTATTGGATTCGTTTTATCAATTACTTTATGGGGCAGCAATTAAAGCATGGAGACCCTTTTCAAAAATTACCATTGATCCGAAAAGGAACCGGCGAATACGAGCGGATCAAAGAAGATTCCTGGAGTCACCTAGACATGGAAGTGCACGAGCATCCAGTGCTAGAGGGGAAAGTGGGCGTGATGAAAGCCCCCATCATTCACAATGATTTTAAGGGACTGGAACATTATATAGCCAAACACAATGCCTATTCTTCCTGGGAAGCACAGCGATTTTTAACCCTTAAAAAAGAAGGCTTTGTCGGCTTGAATAAAAGACAGCGCTTCAAGTACCAATTAATGGAACGTGGATGGCTACCCATGGTATATTTTTTAGGAGCTTATATAGGGAAATTAGGATTTTTAGATGGTAAAGTTGGCTACTATTTTTCTAAATACAAGGCACATTATTTTCTGCAGATTCAAACAAAAATAAAAGAACTACAATCATGA
- a CDS encoding glycosyltransferase family 4 protein, protein MNKKIVFIGNYPLDHQESMERFAQMLVMGFQGDCTVEIFRPKVWFAKPFKNSLSGVGKWLGYMDKWLLFPLLLRLKVKKETTYTYFHVCDHSNAYYMRSLPVNRSSITCHDVLAIRGALGYKDAYCPASRFGVLLQKWILRHLTMSDKIACVSQFTLGQLVDLHGKQTKPGWTVIHNGFNAPFQQLSNEVKLQRLQSGGLQGLLKNDYILHLGSNLARKNKKLLLHMLSYLPDWDGKICFAGKPLTSEFKEMIQELELSDRVVEVIKPEFTLLEALINQAKVFIFPSFSEGFGWPVTEAQACGTPVVASFLAPMPEVGGTGALYADPYQPEAFAQQVDLILKDRNLETTLKAAGFENIKRFETTLMIQRYKDFFQYG, encoded by the coding sequence ATGAATAAAAAAATTGTATTTATTGGTAATTATCCTTTAGACCACCAAGAAAGTATGGAACGCTTTGCTCAGATGCTTGTTATGGGATTTCAGGGTGACTGTACTGTTGAGATATTTCGTCCGAAGGTATGGTTTGCCAAACCGTTTAAGAACTCCTTGTCAGGTGTAGGGAAATGGTTAGGGTATATGGATAAATGGTTGTTATTTCCTTTGTTACTGAGATTAAAAGTAAAAAAAGAGACAACATACACATATTTTCATGTATGCGACCATTCCAATGCCTACTATATGCGTAGTTTGCCTGTAAACCGGAGCAGTATTACCTGTCATGATGTTTTGGCAATCCGAGGTGCTTTGGGGTATAAGGATGCTTATTGCCCCGCATCACGTTTTGGAGTGCTTTTGCAAAAATGGATCTTGCGGCATTTAACAATGAGCGATAAAATAGCCTGTGTTTCACAATTTACATTGGGTCAATTGGTCGATTTACATGGGAAGCAGACGAAACCGGGATGGACAGTGATTCATAATGGATTCAATGCCCCGTTTCAGCAACTATCAAATGAAGTAAAACTTCAGCGATTACAATCGGGAGGTTTACAGGGCTTGCTAAAGAATGACTATATATTGCATTTAGGGTCTAATTTGGCGCGTAAAAATAAGAAGCTACTGCTGCATATGTTGTCATATCTTCCGGACTGGGATGGGAAGATATGTTTTGCAGGGAAGCCTCTAACTTCGGAATTCAAAGAAATGATCCAGGAATTAGAGCTGTCAGATCGGGTGGTAGAGGTAATCAAACCGGAATTTACACTTTTAGAAGCGTTGATCAATCAAGCAAAAGTATTTATATTCCCTTCTTTTTCAGAAGGCTTTGGTTGGCCAGTAACCGAGGCACAGGCGTGTGGGACTCCGGTGGTAGCCAGTTTTTTGGCTCCCATGCCCGAAGTAGGTGGTACAGGAGCGCTCTATGCTGATCCGTACCAACCAGAGGCATTTGCCCAGCAAGTAGATCTTATTTTGAAGGATAGAAATCTGGAAACAACACTAAAAGCCGCAGGTTTTGAAAATATTAAACGATTTGAAACCACGTTGATGATACAACGGTATAAAGATTTTTTTCAATATGGGTAA
- a CDS encoding glycosyltransferase, with amino-acid sequence MKVLRVITSMNPKAGGPCQGIRNSVPALRNCGIETEVVCFDDPSTEYKDSFTINSIGPAKKPYLYCKRLAPWLNKNMLRFDVVIIHGLWMYNSYGTYRVWEKLKRKISKVPRLYIMPHGMLDPYFQKAKERKLKAVRNLFFWHLIESKVVNGVDGVLFTCEQELLLARTTFSHYLPKREINIGYGVIEPPIKKMEMKGALISHIPEWNEKPFWLFMSRIHSKKGVDLLINSYLKLERVKGGLPQLIIAGPALDADYGREMEELASPSKNIIFPGMLTKNAKWAAFYEAEAFILPSHQENFGIAVVEALACGTPVLISDKINIYREVIDSGAGLLFSDTQDSCDQILDEWNNFKDIKKEQYGLRAFECYKKYYDIYEVAKKFKTKIHD; translated from the coding sequence ATGAAAGTACTTAGAGTTATAACTTCTATGAATCCAAAGGCAGGAGGGCCATGTCAGGGTATAAGGAATAGTGTTCCAGCTTTGAGAAATTGTGGTATTGAAACAGAAGTAGTTTGTTTTGATGATCCAAGTACAGAGTATAAAGATTCATTTACGATCAATTCAATTGGACCAGCAAAAAAGCCATATTTGTATTGCAAGAGACTTGCTCCATGGCTAAACAAGAATATGTTACGTTTTGATGTGGTGATCATTCATGGATTGTGGATGTACAATAGTTATGGTACTTATAGAGTCTGGGAAAAATTGAAAAGAAAAATTTCCAAGGTGCCTAGACTTTATATAATGCCGCATGGAATGCTCGATCCTTATTTTCAAAAGGCTAAGGAAAGAAAATTGAAGGCTGTTAGAAATTTATTTTTCTGGCATTTAATTGAGTCAAAAGTAGTCAACGGTGTTGATGGGGTTTTATTTACATGTGAGCAAGAATTATTACTTGCTCGGACAACATTTAGTCATTATTTACCGAAAAGAGAAATCAACATAGGTTATGGTGTTATTGAACCACCTATCAAAAAAATGGAAATGAAGGGTGCTTTGATTAGCCATATTCCTGAATGGAATGAAAAACCTTTTTGGCTTTTTATGAGTAGAATTCATTCTAAGAAAGGTGTTGATTTATTAATAAATTCCTATTTGAAATTGGAGAGGGTCAAGGGGGGCTTACCACAATTAATTATTGCTGGTCCAGCACTGGATGCAGATTATGGAAGAGAGATGGAAGAACTAGCAAGCCCATCTAAAAATATAATTTTTCCGGGTATGTTAACTAAAAATGCAAAATGGGCAGCTTTTTATGAAGCTGAAGCCTTTATCTTGCCAAGTCATCAGGAAAATTTTGGGATAGCAGTGGTAGAAGCATTAGCCTGTGGAACACCAGTTCTAATTTCCGACAAGATTAATATTTATCGAGAAGTAATCGATTCAGGAGCGGGGTTACTATTTTCAGATACTCAAGATAGTTGCGATCAAATATTGGATGAATGGAATAATTTTAAAGATATTAAAAAAGAACAGTATGGTTTGAGAGCATTCGAGTGTTATAAGAAATATTATGATATTTACGAGGTCGCCAAGAAGTTTAAAACAAAAATACATGATTAG
- a CDS encoding Coenzyme F420 hydrogenase/dehydrogenase, beta subunit C-terminal domain has product MNKVPKVITHVVNNDLCTGCGLCTSFCDSKALKMDWNEFGFLVPHEINDCTDESDCLSVCPFNPFPEETVKTETEIANLFFPDDTTTKKLEKLGKYKNTYVGYSNEFRATSSSGGIASYVTKQLFERNIIEYVVNVQQVGEKFEYSINKKGNPVVKSSKTRYYPVTMDKVFQKIEELDGNVAIVSIPCFLKGVRLAQYQRPALKEKINFTIGIICGGVKSKFFTEYLTQKAGAFNDDVEKVEYRVKNLDSTAGDYSFGVKVAGKEDLKTVKMRSLGDMWGTGLFKCNACDFCDDVSGELADIALGDAWIRPYVNDGGGTNVMITRSNLADTIIKQGMSNGDLHADDLPESEFIRSQKGSFTHRQDCLPYRADKLSNIENIPPKRPRKKRLSPEVKLIQKKRRETRKQSLLIWKDNPNVDFFDLKMKPYLKSLRSITKFNHYKRGIIDRMKRMF; this is encoded by the coding sequence ATGAATAAGGTCCCAAAGGTAATCACTCATGTAGTTAATAATGATTTATGTACAGGGTGTGGTCTATGTACTAGCTTTTGTGATTCCAAAGCGCTTAAAATGGATTGGAATGAGTTTGGATTTTTGGTCCCACACGAAATCAATGATTGTACAGATGAATCTGATTGTCTTTCTGTTTGTCCTTTTAACCCTTTTCCGGAAGAAACTGTCAAAACTGAAACCGAAATTGCAAATCTATTTTTTCCAGATGACACTACTACTAAAAAATTAGAGAAGCTAGGAAAATATAAGAATACATATGTAGGGTATAGCAATGAGTTCAGGGCTACTTCTTCCTCTGGAGGAATTGCTAGTTACGTGACAAAACAATTATTTGAACGTAATATTATTGAATATGTTGTAAATGTGCAACAGGTGGGAGAGAAGTTTGAGTATTCAATAAATAAAAAAGGAAATCCTGTTGTAAAATCCTCTAAAACAAGGTATTATCCAGTTACAATGGATAAGGTTTTTCAAAAAATAGAAGAGCTTGATGGCAATGTGGCCATTGTTAGTATTCCATGTTTTTTGAAAGGGGTCAGGTTAGCCCAATATCAGCGCCCAGCACTTAAAGAGAAAATTAATTTTACAATTGGAATTATTTGCGGAGGTGTAAAAAGTAAATTTTTTACAGAATATTTGACGCAGAAAGCTGGTGCGTTCAATGATGATGTTGAAAAAGTAGAATATAGAGTTAAGAATTTAGATAGTACAGCGGGGGATTATTCTTTTGGGGTGAAGGTAGCAGGAAAAGAGGATTTGAAAACTGTAAAAATGAGAAGTCTTGGAGATATGTGGGGTACTGGTCTTTTCAAGTGTAATGCCTGTGATTTTTGTGATGATGTATCAGGTGAATTAGCAGATATCGCTCTCGGAGATGCATGGATTCGTCCTTATGTGAATGATGGAGGAGGAACGAATGTTATGATTACTAGGTCTAACTTAGCAGATACAATAATCAAACAAGGAATGTCTAATGGCGATTTGCATGCAGATGATTTACCGGAAAGTGAATTTATTCGTTCTCAAAAGGGAAGTTTTACCCATCGACAAGATTGTTTACCCTATCGCGCAGATAAATTGAGTAATATAGAGAATATTCCGCCTAAAAGACCCAGAAAGAAGCGATTATCTCCGGAGGTGAAATTAATTCAGAAAAAAAGAAGAGAGACTAGAAAGCAAAGTCTTTTAATATGGAAAGATAATCCCAATGTGGACTTTTTTGATCTGAAAATGAAACCATATTTAAAGTCACTTCGAAGTATTACAAAGTTTAATCACTACAAAAGAGGAATTATTGATAGAATGAAAAGGATGTTTTGA
- a CDS encoding glycosyltransferase family 4 protein, with protein sequence MKYMKNRKVILSHPLGNQNVRAVLRGMEQAGVLGGFVTSVATFPDSSLDKISRRISFLGEFQKRSFDPSLRNYTNTYFYRELGRIICAKLKLKFLTTHESGQFSIDKVCHYIDHKTAQLLSKESGIKGMYAYEDIALESFQVAKSLGISCLYDLPIGYWLAARRLMQQEVEARPEWAPTMVGFRDSAAKLARKDKELALADHIFVASSFTKETLQDYPGTLAPISVVPYGFPPVAINRTYNNPHGKLKLLFVGGLSQRKGLANLFEAVDLIGKQHIELTIVGRKSGGACVPLEKALQEHTYIPGLPHAQILELMQTQDVFVFPSLFEGFGLVITEAMSQGLPVITTERTIGPDIITHAENGWLTEAGNTDSLVAALEHMLQQRSHIPQLGEAAMQKAQSRPWNVYSQETATQVQKLIDN encoded by the coding sequence ATGAAGTACATGAAAAATAGAAAAGTTATATTATCCCATCCATTAGGAAATCAAAATGTAAGAGCTGTCTTACGTGGTATGGAGCAGGCTGGAGTTTTAGGCGGGTTTGTGACTTCGGTGGCAACTTTTCCAGACTCATCTCTTGATAAAATAAGTCGTCGTATTTCATTTTTAGGAGAATTTCAAAAAAGAAGTTTTGATCCCTCTTTACGAAATTACACAAACACATATTTTTATAGAGAATTAGGACGCATAATTTGTGCTAAATTGAAATTGAAGTTTCTAACTACCCATGAATCAGGACAGTTTAGTATTGATAAAGTGTGTCACTATATTGATCATAAAACGGCACAGTTGCTTTCCAAAGAATCCGGTATCAAAGGAATGTATGCTTATGAAGATATAGCCCTTGAAAGCTTTCAGGTAGCCAAGTCACTTGGTATTTCCTGTCTGTACGATTTACCCATTGGGTATTGGCTTGCTGCCCGACGGTTAATGCAGCAAGAAGTGGAGGCGCGTCCGGAATGGGCGCCAACCATGGTGGGTTTTCGAGATTCAGCAGCGAAACTGGCTCGAAAAGATAAAGAATTGGCATTGGCCGATCATATTTTTGTAGCCAGCAGTTTTACCAAAGAAACCTTACAGGACTATCCGGGTACATTAGCGCCTATTTCCGTAGTGCCTTACGGTTTTCCTCCGGTAGCAATCAATAGAACCTATAACAACCCTCATGGAAAGTTGAAGCTCTTGTTTGTAGGAGGCTTGTCGCAACGCAAAGGACTCGCAAACTTGTTTGAAGCGGTGGATCTGATAGGGAAACAGCATATCGAATTGACTATTGTAGGGAGAAAGTCCGGCGGAGCTTGTGTTCCCTTAGAAAAGGCATTGCAAGAACATACTTATATACCGGGATTACCGCATGCTCAAATATTAGAATTGATGCAAACCCAGGATGTGTTTGTATTTCCATCCTTATTTGAAGGATTTGGTTTGGTGATCACAGAAGCCATGTCACAAGGACTGCCTGTGATCACTACCGAGCGCACCATAGGACCAGACATCATTACACATGCTGAAAATGGATGGTTGACCGAAGCGGGAAATACTGATAGTTTGGTAGCTGCCTTGGAACATATGTTGCAGCAGCGATCACATATACCACAGCTAGGGGAAGCGGCTATGCAAAAGGCGCAATCAAGGCCTTGGAATGTATACAGCCAGGAAACGGCAACTCAAGTTCAAAAATTGATAGATAACTAA
- a CDS encoding polysaccharide pyruvyl transferase family protein has translation MKIGQLTLPFNWNYGGILQGYALKTTLEQLGHEPVIISRRKNRDSIVIRSIVLLKWKTMRALSYLPIFRVLPLVSVETFKRKYIKDFTKDIYTDQALKNVIDRERFRGYVVGSDQIWNYTAAPQITDAFLSFVTDKSDIKRVSYAASFGREQWKYPETETKECKNLVQQFDGVSVREKSGVTLCKDFLGVDANHHLDPTMLLSKEDYIDIIESSKVAPSNGKLLLYILDATEERQKIVNAVQKELNLEPYGIRQFKKIKILKNALKGIYPSVQQWLKSFYDAEFVVTDSFHGTIFSIIFNKPFISLGNKERGMARFESLLSDLGLLSRLVTVSDQVTVEMIRQEIDWDLVDAKIAKAKDVGIDYLNEKLK, from the coding sequence ATGAAAATAGGACAACTAACCCTACCTTTTAATTGGAATTATGGAGGGATCTTACAGGGATATGCGCTAAAAACAACTCTTGAACAACTAGGCCATGAACCAGTTATAATTAGTAGAAGAAAAAATAGAGATAGTATAGTTATACGTTCAATTGTTTTGTTAAAATGGAAAACCATGCGCGCTTTGAGCTATCTACCTATATTTAGAGTTTTACCTTTGGTGAGTGTAGAAACCTTTAAAAGAAAATATATAAAAGATTTTACTAAAGATATTTATACAGATCAAGCTCTGAAAAATGTTATTGATCGGGAAAGATTTCGAGGTTATGTGGTGGGAAGTGATCAAATTTGGAATTATACTGCAGCTCCTCAAATCACCGATGCCTTCTTAAGTTTTGTTACAGATAAAAGTGACATTAAAAGAGTGTCTTATGCCGCTTCATTTGGAAGAGAACAATGGAAATACCCAGAAACTGAAACAAAAGAGTGCAAGAATCTAGTTCAGCAATTCGATGGAGTTTCGGTAAGGGAAAAGTCTGGTGTTACCTTATGTAAGGATTTTTTGGGTGTGGATGCAAACCATCATTTAGATCCTACAATGCTATTGTCTAAAGAAGATTACATAGATATTATTGAGTCTTCAAAGGTAGCTCCTTCAAATGGAAAGTTACTCTTATATATTCTTGATGCGACTGAAGAACGACAAAAAATTGTAAATGCAGTACAGAAAGAGCTGAACCTTGAACCTTATGGGATTCGACAATTTAAGAAAATTAAAATATTGAAGAATGCCTTGAAGGGAATTTACCCTTCGGTTCAGCAGTGGTTAAAAAGTTTTTATGATGCAGAATTTGTTGTAACCGATTCATTTCACGGAACTATATTTTCAATTATTTTTAATAAACCATTTATTTCATTAGGAAATAAGGAGCGGGGCATGGCGCGTTTTGAATCATTATTGTCAGATTTGGGGTTGCTTAGTAGATTAGTAACAGTATCAGATCAGGTAACTGTTGAGATGATTCGTCAAGAAATTGATTGGGATTTGGTAGATGCAAAAATAGCCAAAGCTAAAGATGTAGGAATAGATTATTTAAATGAAAAATTGAAATAA
- a CDS encoding acyltransferase, producing MFAVGAHSAITKNHHIDCTSPIFIGKFVTIAGYQSQLLTHSINVYDNRQDSQSIYIGDYTFIGTNVVILGGSKLPAKSVLGAKALLNKSYEEEWMLYGGNPAKPIVPIQKDAKYFSRTKGYVI from the coding sequence ATGTTTGCCGTAGGAGCACATAGTGCCATTACAAAGAATCATCATATTGATTGTACCAGCCCAATTTTTATTGGGAAGTTTGTGACTATAGCAGGCTATCAATCTCAGCTATTAACTCATTCGATCAATGTATATGACAACAGGCAGGATAGTCAATCTATTTATATTGGGGATTATACCTTTATAGGGACCAATGTGGTGATTTTAGGAGGTTCTAAATTACCGGCTAAATCTGTATTAGGAGCCAAAGCCTTGCTTAATAAATCGTATGAAGAGGAATGGATGTTATACGGAGGAAATCCAGCTAAACCTATTGTTCCTATTCAAAAAGATGCTAAATATTTTTCTAGAACTAAAGGATATGTTATTTAA
- a CDS encoding UDP-glucuronic acid decarboxylase family protein, whose amino-acid sequence MKKRILITGGAGFIGSHLCKRMLDEGNEVICLDNYFTGSKKNIVTLMENPYFEMVRHDITESYYAEVDEIYNLACPASPVHYQYNPIKTMKTSVMGTINTLGLAKRVNAKILQASTSEVYGDPDVHPQPETYWGNVNTIGPRSCYDEGKRCAETLCMDYHLQNGVDVKIIRIFNTYGPNMNPEDGRVVSNFIVQALKGEDITIFGDGTQTRSFQYVDDLVEGMVRLMGTPNGFWKPVNIGNQNEFTMLELAENVLNITGSKSKLVFKDLPKDDPKQRQPDISRADKYLNGWKPKIQLEEGLKKTIAYFDSVL is encoded by the coding sequence ATGAAAAAACGCATTTTAATTACCGGTGGAGCCGGGTTTATTGGATCTCATCTCTGTAAAAGAATGCTAGATGAAGGTAACGAAGTTATCTGTCTTGACAACTACTTTACGGGTTCTAAAAAAAATATAGTTACGTTAATGGAGAATCCCTATTTCGAAATGGTTCGTCATGACATAACCGAATCTTACTATGCTGAGGTCGATGAAATATATAATCTTGCCTGTCCCGCAAGTCCCGTTCATTATCAATATAATCCTATTAAAACGATGAAAACTTCGGTAATGGGAACTATAAATACATTGGGCCTAGCTAAACGTGTAAATGCTAAAATTCTCCAAGCAAGTACTAGTGAGGTTTACGGGGATCCAGATGTTCATCCTCAACCAGAAACGTACTGGGGGAATGTAAATACCATTGGTCCGCGTTCGTGCTATGATGAAGGTAAGAGATGCGCAGAAACTTTATGTATGGATTATCATTTACAGAATGGCGTAGATGTTAAGATCATTAGAATATTTAATACCTACGGTCCTAACATGAATCCAGAAGACGGAAGGGTTGTTTCTAATTTCATAGTACAGGCTTTAAAAGGTGAAGACATCACTATTTTCGGAGACGGAACTCAAACTAGATCATTTCAATATGTAGACGATTTGGTAGAAGGTATGGTGCGCCTTATGGGGACGCCAAATGGTTTTTGGAAACCAGTTAATATAGGGAACCAAAATGAATTTACGATGTTAGAACTTGCTGAGAATGTATTGAATATTACTGGTTCTAAAAGTAAATTAGTTTTTAAGGATTTACCGAAGGACGACCCTAAACAACGCCAGCCTGATATTTCTAGAGCAGATAAATATCTGAATGGTTGGAAACCTAAAATTCAATTAGAGGAAGGTTTGAAAAAAACAATTGCCTATTTCGATTCTGTTCTTTAA
- a CDS encoding glycosyltransferase, producing the protein MSGILFIIGTYPSYGGTEQVTTYLANQFVAKGYRVAIASFEQPAPELQKDCHDSIRLVALNYPVMSKDNVLKLSNTATEMNLNLIINQWVLPFQTNRLCRRVRNNNSKCKIISVYHNAPNRNARVTDVDIILKNNPNIGLLKKSMLLSKRFIMDSVIRASMHYVYKKSDQYVILSESFRDIFKAYARVANDYKLSIISNPLTIPDEVFDISKKEKIFLYVGRIDYNQKRVQRIIDVWEIVSNKLPEWRLEIVGDGPDKEKLMSRVKEKGIKRISFEGFQNPLDYYKKSSLLLLTSEYEGFGLVIIEGMRYGVVPIVYGSYEAVYDIIQNGETGLITNPPYQQSDIEKAMLKLASDDIQRQRMLHNCMQKSEHFTIDEVVKNWQELFNKLINENRTTNPTF; encoded by the coding sequence ATGTCTGGAATACTTTTTATTATAGGTACCTATCCTAGTTATGGCGGAACTGAGCAGGTAACAACATACTTGGCAAATCAATTTGTTGCAAAGGGCTATAGGGTCGCCATAGCATCGTTTGAGCAGCCAGCTCCCGAATTACAAAAGGATTGTCATGATTCTATAAGATTAGTGGCACTTAATTATCCCGTAATGAGTAAAGATAACGTGCTTAAATTAAGCAATACTGCTACAGAGATGAATCTGAATTTAATCATCAATCAATGGGTATTACCTTTTCAGACTAATCGCCTTTGTAGGAGGGTGCGTAATAATAATTCTAAGTGTAAAATTATTTCGGTTTATCATAATGCGCCAAACAGGAATGCAAGAGTCACAGATGTGGATATCATTCTAAAGAATAATCCTAATATTGGTCTACTTAAAAAGAGTATGTTGCTTAGTAAGCGATTTATTATGGATTCGGTGATTCGTGCAAGCATGCATTATGTATACAAAAAAAGTGATCAATATGTAATATTATCTGAGAGTTTTAGAGATATTTTTAAAGCATATGCTAGGGTAGCTAATGATTATAAGTTATCTATTATTAGTAACCCTCTTACAATTCCAGATGAAGTCTTTGATATCTCAAAGAAAGAGAAGATTTTTCTCTATGTAGGAAGAATAGATTACAATCAAAAAAGGGTTCAAAGGATTATTGACGTGTGGGAGATTGTTTCAAATAAATTACCAGAATGGAGATTGGAAATTGTCGGAGATGGCCCTGATAAGGAGAAGTTAATGTCTAGAGTAAAAGAGAAAGGTATAAAGAGGATTAGTTTTGAAGGATTTCAAAATCCATTGGACTATTATAAAAAATCTTCTCTATTGTTACTTACATCAGAATATGAGGGATTTGGTTTAGTAATTATTGAAGGAATGCGCTATGGTGTTGTGCCAATTGTATATGGAAGTTATGAAGCTGTATATGATATTATTCAGAATGGAGAGACGGGGTTAATTACAAATCCTCCATATCAACAATCTGATATAGAAAAAGCCATGTTAAAATTAGCAAGTGATGACATTCAACGTCAACGTATGCTGCATAATTGCATGCAAAAATCTGAACATTTTACGATTGATGAAGTAGTCAAAAATTGGCAGGAATTATTTAACAAATTAATAAATGAAAATAGGACAACTAACCCTACCTTTTAA